One Salvia splendens isolate huo1 chromosome 12, SspV2, whole genome shotgun sequence genomic window carries:
- the LOC121757613 gene encoding uncharacterized protein LOC121757613 — MPNRYSSNRDHPVERYQDYEWDGKLFLMSYVTGFYDKWMNVYAYGGATHHEGIQKLIHTLPPPWDEWTAQASRFFIWYSPPDYTAWGDLVGLIEVLLPAMTTAFDGPPRAPPPHIYPPIQARMRRNRCDMEPHVSRVPKRMRLGMRVSYPLRIDREVDGMPGIVPPPVGVEEESEEEDPEEDPEEEEPEEEEDPNRESVGETGAKEDKDGKD, encoded by the coding sequence ATGCCAAATCGTTACTCCAGCAATAGGGACCACCCAGTTGAGCGCTACCAAGACTACGAGTGGGATGGGAAGCTTTTCCTTATGTCCTATGTTACCGGATTTTATGATAAGTGGATGAACGTCTATGCGTATGGGGGAGCCACCCATCACGAGGGGAtccaaaagctcatccacacttTACCACCGCCTTGGGACGAGTGGACCGCTCAGGCATCTCGGTTTTTCATATGGTATAGCCCGCCTGACTACACCGCGTGGGGTGATTTGGTTGGCCTTATAGAGGTGCTACTTCCGGCTATGACAACTGCTTTTGACGGACCGCCACGTGCTccacctccacatatctatccgCCTATTCAAGCCCGCATGCGAAGGAATCGCTGCGACATGGAGCCACATGTCTCCCGTGTTCctaagagaatgagactcgGGATGCGCGTTTCATACCCTCTAAGAATCGACAGAGAGGTCGATGGGATGCCCGGGATAGTACCTCCACCCGTAGGTGTCGAGgaagaaagtgaggaagaggaTCCAGAGGAGGATCCTGAGGAGGAGgaacccgaggaggaggaggacccaAATAGAGAGAGCGTTGGAGAGACCGGGGCGAAGGAGGATAAGGATGGAAAAGATTAA